Proteins encoded in a region of the Streptomyces liliiviolaceus genome:
- a CDS encoding PASTA domain-containing protein gives MNPYNTPTVLQPWWRSIPAVLALLALVALIGALSFGFGFLVMIAAVVAVWVLPRWRWFAKAGATFGALVLLTVGAGLGGQLDDGGIVSEAGTQDKGSEGVKTASPAPKVLKAADYTKKPLNEAVELVDSAGFTTTHHDAAGEGRTVMVRSLWTVCFQEVDTTTKSINFAAVKSDEPCPEKDGGPLAWPVMPDVVGATYDTALKDLERVGIDLDSVELDDVYLDLDAPSAEQAAEDGDEWRVCFQSPEDGSDVTSDTTVSLDLGRWTDADLVQRCPKAKDTTYDIPTNDPDYDSGSNTGGSGSTGGGSSSSSGGSTGGGSVGTVHPGSFCSPQGATGVTKAGTPMVCGPGSDGHNRWHS, from the coding sequence ATGAACCCGTACAACACTCCGACTGTGCTTCAGCCCTGGTGGAGGAGCATCCCGGCCGTACTCGCCCTCCTTGCCCTAGTTGCGCTGATCGGCGCTTTGAGCTTCGGTTTCGGCTTTCTCGTGATGATCGCTGCCGTAGTGGCGGTGTGGGTGCTGCCACGATGGCGTTGGTTCGCAAAGGCCGGTGCGACGTTCGGAGCCCTCGTGCTGCTCACGGTCGGCGCAGGTCTGGGCGGGCAGCTCGACGACGGCGGGATCGTCTCGGAGGCCGGCACGCAGGACAAGGGAAGCGAGGGCGTCAAGACCGCTTCGCCCGCCCCGAAAGTCCTCAAAGCTGCCGACTACACCAAAAAGCCACTCAACGAAGCGGTGGAGTTGGTAGATTCCGCCGGATTCACCACCACCCACCATGATGCCGCCGGAGAGGGGCGCACGGTCATGGTGCGCTCTCTGTGGACCGTGTGTTTCCAGGAAGTCGACACGACCACGAAGAGCATCAATTTTGCAGCCGTCAAGAGCGATGAACCGTGCCCAGAGAAGGACGGCGGTCCACTCGCATGGCCCGTGATGCCGGATGTGGTCGGCGCAACATACGACACGGCCCTGAAGGACCTGGAGCGGGTCGGCATCGACCTCGACAGCGTCGAGCTCGATGACGTCTACCTTGACCTGGACGCCCCAAGCGCCGAGCAGGCCGCGGAGGACGGTGATGAATGGCGGGTGTGCTTCCAGTCCCCGGAGGACGGGTCCGACGTCACTTCCGACACCACCGTCAGCCTCGACCTGGGCCGATGGACCGACGCCGACCTCGTCCAGCGCTGTCCGAAGGCGAAGGACACGACGTACGACATCCCGACCAACGATCCCGACTACGACAGCGGCAGTAACACTGGAGGTTCCGGTTCGACTGGTGGAGGCTCCTCGTCCTCTTCCGGTGGCTCCACGGGCGGCGGCAGCGTCGGCACCGTGCACCCCGGCTCGTTCTGTTCTCCCCAAGGGGCGACTGGCGTCACCAAGGCAGGAACTCCCATGGTCTGCGGCCCTGGCTCCGACGGCCATAACCGCTGGCACTCTTGA